Proteins from a single region of Rhipicephalus sanguineus isolate Rsan-2018 chromosome 5, BIME_Rsan_1.4, whole genome shotgun sequence:
- the LOC119394429 gene encoding sclerostin domain-containing protein 1, with the protein MKRKMAMLPNIKLVFLVLFLTGSAFGAVSYSNEQQTPMEADVRRGSPMLGCKELRSKRYISDGHCTSARPLLEVVCAGACLPLDQLPWYSDGSPAAASASWSCEPGAVRLRRVHLLCPNGERQSYRVPVVRACKCVRNLEHATHGS; encoded by the exons ATGAAGAGAAAAATGGCGATGCTGCCGAACATCAAGCTCGTTTTCTTGGTGCTCTTCCTGACAGGCAGCGCTTTCGGCGCTGTCAGCTACAGCAACGAACAGCAGACTCCCATGGAAGCGGACGTGAGGAGAG GGTCCCCGATGCTGGGCTGCAAAGAACTCCGCTCCAAACGATACATCTCCGACGGCCACTGCACCTCGGCGCGTCCTCTGCTGGAGGTGGTGTGCGCGGGCGCCTGCTTGCCACTGGATCAGCTGCCCTGGTACTCGGACGGATCGCCCGCTGCAGCCAGCGCCAGCTGGAGCTGCGAACCGGGCGCGGTGCGCCTCAGACGGGTCCACTTGCTCTGCCCGAACGGCGAGCGCCAGAGTTACCGCGTGCCCGTGGTGCGAGCCTGCAAGTGTGTGCGCAACCTGGAACACGCCACGCACGGGTCCTGA